One Clarias gariepinus isolate MV-2021 ecotype Netherlands chromosome 18, CGAR_prim_01v2, whole genome shotgun sequence genomic window carries:
- the LOC128506991 gene encoding B-cell receptor CD22-like: MKVKKAQHSPAVLSITMLSPLYLVFLFMISGALGNKWSVTYKPEHLCALKGSTVFMNGSYTHPTDFTVNKAFWVINPVKGKESADLSTVSGYSGRVEYLGDKQKHFTLRLSDVKKTDEHQYCIRVIGQTSKDKYLFSPGVRLTVTDRQVIAPAEVTEGQSALLICKTTCSLTDPTFIWYKTSRDLTTNTIKSNKVHLQSVSSEDAGSYSCAVRGYEHLPSPAHTLRVRYSPKNVSVSISPSGEIVEGSSVTLTCSSDANPPVEIYTWFKDMTSVGKEKTYNISNISSEDSGEYKCKCSNEVGHQESSNVTLNVLYPPKNVSVSISSSGEIMEGSSVTLTCSSGGNPPVEIYTWFKERTSVGNEKTYIISDIRSEDSGEYKCKCSNKVGYQESSSVILNVLYPPKNVSVSISPSGEIVEGSSVTLTCSNDANPPVENYTWFKEKTSVGEEETYTISNISSEDSGEYKCKGSNEVGHLISSSVILNVLYPPKKVSVSISTSSESLVVIILKHIRGSSVTLTCSSDANPPVEIYTWFKVNESSAVGSGQSYRALQSGQYYCEAQNKHGSERSAAVSVTVNGFWSLIVYTTVGVFVFVCIFLIITFFFIRKRTGTTRDQQEDLHNIIAEANAINPPPDTASANQNEAADSGNTLEAESPAVEASASEEEVQLTSADCRPDNAEDTSAMYGNVN; the protein is encoded by the exons ATGAAGGTCAAGAAGGCACA acatTCTCCAGCAGTGCTTTCCATCACTATGCTTTCTCCCCTTTATCTGGTCTTTCTGTTTATGATCTCAG GAGCTCTTGGGAATAAATGGAGTGTGACATACAAACCAGAACATCTCTGTGCCTTAAAAGGATCTACAGTGTTTATGAACGGCTCGTACACACACCCAACAGATTTTACAGTGAATAAGGCATTTTGGGTAATAAACCCAGTTAAGGGTAAAGAGTCGGCTGATCTGAGTACTGTATCAGGTTACTCAGGGAGAGTGGAGTATTTAGgagataaacagaaacacttcacCCTCAGACTGAGTGACGTGAAGAAAACAGATGAACATCAATACTGCATTAGAGTCATAGGACAGACAAGTAAAGATAAATACCTCTTTTCTCCAGGAGTGAGACTCACTGTCACAG ATCGTCAGGTTATCGCTCCTGCAGAAGTGACAGAGGGACAATCAGCCCTTCTGATTTGTAAAACCACCTGCAGTCTGACTGATCCAACATTCATCTGGTACAAAACCAGCCGTGATTTAACCACAAACACCATCAAGAGCAATAAAGTCCACCTGCAGTCGGTCAGCAGTGAGGATGCAGGCAGTTATAGCTGTGCTGTAAGAGGATATGAACATCTCCCCTCTCCTGCTCACACACTCAGAGTCAGAT atTCACCAAAGAATGTCTCAGTGTCCATCAGTCCCTCTGGTGAGATAGTGGAGGGcagttcagtgactctgacctgcagcagtgatgctaacccacctgtgGAGATCTACACCTGGTTTAAGGATATGACATCAGTAGGAAAAGAAAAGACCTACAACATCTCCAACATCAGCTCTGAGGACAGTGGAGAGTACAAGTGCAAGTGCAGTAATGAAGTCGGACATCAGGAGTCCAGCAATGTAACTCTGAATGTTCTGT ATCCTCCAAAAAATGTCTCAGTGTCAATCAGCTCCTCTGGTGAGATAATGGAGGGcagttcagtgactctgacctgcagcagtgGTGGTAACCCACCTGTGGAGATCTACACTTGGTTTAAAGAGAGAACATCAGTAGGAAATGAAAAGACTTACATCATCTCCGATATCAGATCTGAGGACAGTGGAGAGTACAAGTGCAAGTGCAGTAATAAAGTGGGATATCAGGAGTCCAGCAGTGTTATTCTGAACGTTCTGT ATCCTCCAAAGAATGTCTCAGTGTCCATCAGTCCCTCTGGTGAAATAGTGGAGGGCAGTTCAGTAACTCTGACCTGCAGCAAtgatgctaacccacctgtgGAGAACTACACCTGGTTTAAGGAGAAGACATCAGTAGGGGAGGAAGAGACCTACACCATCTCTAACATCAGCTCTGAGGACAGTGGAGAGTACAAGTGCAAGGGCAGTAATGAAGTCGGACATCTAATCTCCAGTAGTGTAATTCTGAATGTTCTCT ATCCTCCAAAAAAGGTCTCAGTGTCCATCAGTACCTCTAGTGAGAGTTTAGTGGTGATAATATTGAAACATATAAGAGGcagttcagtgactctgacctgcagcagtgatgctaacccacctgtgGAGATCTACACCTGGTTTAAGGTGAATGAATCCTCAGCTGTAGGATCTGGACAGAGTTACAGAGCTCTACAGAGTGGACAGTACTACTGCGAGGCTCAGAATAAACACGGCTCTGAGAGATCAGCTGCAGTGTCCGTCACTGTAAATG GGTTTTGGAGTTTAATTGTGTACACAACTGTTGGagtctttgtgtttgtgtgtatttttctcatcatcacCTTCTTTTTTATAAg GAAAAGAACTGGTACAACACGAGATCAACAG GAAGATTTACATAATATTATAGCAGAAGCAAATGCAATCAACCCTCCACCTGATACAGCCTCGGCCAATCAAAATGAAGCTGCAGACTCCGGGAACACTCTGGAAGCTGAGAGTCCTGCTGTAGAAGCTTCTGCCTCTGAGGAGGAGGTTCAGCTCACCAGTGCCGACTGCAG GCCCGACAATGCTGAGGATACCAGTGCTATGTACGGAAATGTGAACTAA